One genomic segment of Vagococcus intermedius includes these proteins:
- the hisS gene encoding histidine--tRNA ligase, whose amino-acid sequence MAYQKPKGTADILPGKVEKWQFIEATARSLFKTYEFHEIRTPIFEHYEVISRSVGDTTDIVSKEMYDFKDKGDRHVTLRPEGTAPIVRSFVENKLFGPEHQKPYKVYYMGPMFRYERPQAGRFRQFHQIGAEVFGSNNPATDVEAMMMAMAFYRQLGVKHIRLVVNSLGSKEDRLTYRQALIDYLEPRTAELSHDSQKRLHDNPLRVLDSKDQKDQEIVAQAPSILDYLSEESASFFNEVKTLLEALEVPYEIDHRMVRGLDYYNHTIFEIMSDAPGFGGAITTICAGGRYDGLVEELGGPETAGFGFALGVERALITLDAEGIEVPATPTVDVYVVGLGEETNLETLKLVQSIRQTGLVAERDFMSRKVKAQFKTANKLQAKLVLTLGETELAEGNVKVKNMITGQEETLSLQTIHTDFKKVFETLTSESTN is encoded by the coding sequence GTGGCTTATCAAAAACCAAAAGGAACAGCAGATATTTTACCAGGCAAAGTTGAAAAATGGCAGTTTATTGAGGCAACAGCACGTAGCTTGTTTAAAACATATGAATTCCATGAGATTCGCACACCAATTTTTGAGCACTACGAAGTGATTTCTCGTAGTGTAGGGGATACGACAGATATTGTGTCAAAAGAAATGTATGATTTTAAAGACAAAGGTGATCGTCACGTGACATTACGTCCAGAAGGTACAGCACCTATCGTTCGTTCTTTTGTTGAAAACAAACTATTTGGTCCTGAACATCAAAAACCTTACAAAGTTTACTATATGGGACCAATGTTTCGCTATGAGCGTCCTCAAGCTGGACGTTTTCGCCAATTTCATCAAATTGGAGCAGAAGTTTTTGGTAGCAATAATCCAGCAACCGATGTTGAAGCAATGATGATGGCAATGGCTTTTTACCGTCAATTAGGAGTAAAACATATTCGTCTTGTGGTTAATTCACTGGGGTCAAAAGAAGACCGCTTGACATATCGTCAAGCGCTAATTGACTATTTAGAACCTAGAACGGCTGAATTGAGTCACGATTCTCAAAAAAGACTACATGACAATCCCTTACGTGTCTTAGACAGTAAGGATCAAAAAGATCAAGAAATCGTGGCGCAAGCCCCATCAATTTTAGATTATTTGAGTGAAGAGTCTGCAAGTTTCTTCAATGAGGTCAAAACACTACTAGAAGCCTTAGAAGTTCCTTATGAGATAGATCATCGTATGGTACGAGGTCTCGATTATTATAACCATACTATCTTTGAAATTATGAGTGATGCTCCAGGTTTTGGTGGGGCTATTACAACCATCTGTGCTGGTGGTCGATATGATGGTTTAGTTGAAGAGCTGGGTGGTCCTGAAACAGCTGGCTTTGGTTTTGCTTTAGGAGTGGAGCGAGCTTTAATTACATTAGATGCTGAAGGTATTGAGGTGCCTGCTACGCCAACGGTTGATGTCTATGTGGTTGGTTTGGGTGAGGAGACAAACTTAGAAACATTGAAACTTGTTCAAAGTATTCGCCAAACAGGGCTAGTTGCTGAACGTGATTTTATGTCACGTAAAGTGAAAGCTCAATTTAAAACAGCCAACAAATTACAAGCAAAATTAGTGCTAACCTTAGGAGAAACTGAGTTAGCCGAAGGCAATGTTAAAGTTAAAAATATGATAACAGGTCAAGAAGAAACGCTATCTTTACAAACAATTCATACAGATTTTAAAAAAGTTTTTGAGACACTTACAAGTGAGTCGACCAATTAA
- a CDS encoding N-acetylmuramoyl-L-alanine amidase translates to MKLTGNKKRLTPWLLAAIVTLVIAFVVTVFLSIHNLNPQKQIIITKKTAQIHTQPKKNSGTVKEVQQGDTLFVLNQKRDWYRVKLSNNKKGWVAISDSNKGQKSPATNLTATIRQDKTKLLLKPKEDSPTITTLKSGTKITISSEQSGWSQVRAGKKEGWISNRSIKMGSRKKIDAPLTNKLYARQNGTYIRAKAKRSSESIYTLTYGDELIYLGTKGDWYKVLSPDKQIGYLPNWTVNFSKPDKKAPYQISPLADKIIILDAGHGGSDVGAISNDGIIYEKMITLSSARFVEKALDKTGANVVMTRSNDTFVDLQEIPLRGELVNADVFISFHYDSSGLSNQATGFTTYYYHEKDIPLGEVINKHLEKNIPLVNRGVALGDFLVIRESNTPSLLLELGYMNNDLDMQQFITKTYQKLVAKSVTDGLTEYFESK, encoded by the coding sequence ATGAAACTAACAGGAAATAAGAAACGGTTAACTCCGTGGTTATTAGCCGCAATTGTTACTTTAGTCATAGCCTTTGTTGTCACAGTCTTTCTTTCGATACATAATTTGAATCCTCAAAAGCAAATTATTATCACAAAAAAGACAGCCCAGATTCACACTCAACCTAAAAAAAATTCTGGTACGGTTAAAGAAGTTCAACAAGGAGATACCTTGTTCGTCCTCAACCAAAAACGTGATTGGTACCGAGTTAAACTTAGTAATAACAAAAAAGGATGGGTCGCAATCAGTGATAGCAACAAAGGTCAAAAAAGTCCTGCTACTAACCTTACAGCTACTATCCGTCAAGATAAAACTAAATTATTACTAAAGCCAAAAGAAGACAGTCCTACTATTACAACGCTAAAATCTGGTACAAAAATCACTATTTCATCTGAACAAAGTGGCTGGTCCCAGGTGCGCGCGGGTAAAAAAGAAGGATGGATTTCGAACCGTTCAATTAAGATGGGTTCTCGAAAAAAAATCGATGCTCCTCTTACTAATAAACTCTACGCACGTCAAAATGGAACCTATATTCGGGCTAAAGCCAAGCGTAGTAGTGAAAGTATCTATACCTTAACTTATGGTGACGAACTAATTTATCTAGGTACTAAGGGCGATTGGTACAAAGTTCTCTCACCTGATAAACAAATTGGGTACCTCCCTAACTGGACCGTCAATTTTTCAAAACCCGATAAAAAAGCCCCTTATCAAATCAGTCCTCTAGCTGATAAAATTATTATTTTAGATGCGGGACATGGTGGCTCAGATGTCGGAGCAATTAGCAACGATGGCATTATTTATGAAAAAATGATTACCTTGTCATCTGCACGATTTGTCGAAAAAGCGCTCGACAAGACAGGCGCCAATGTCGTGATGACTCGGAGCAATGATACTTTTGTTGATTTACAAGAAATTCCCTTACGAGGCGAATTAGTCAATGCCGATGTTTTTATTAGTTTTCACTATGATTCATCTGGTCTCAGCAATCAAGCAACTGGCTTTACAACCTATTACTATCACGAAAAAGACATTCCTTTGGGAGAGGTCATTAATAAGCATCTCGAAAAAAATATTCCTTTAGTTAATCGGGGCGTTGCGCTGGGAGATTTTCTTGTCATCCGTGAAAGTAACACCCCTTCTCTACTACTAGAGTTGGGATATATGAATAACGATTTGGACATGCAACAATTTATTACTAAAACTTATCAAAAACTGGTTGCCAAATCTGTGACAGATGGCTTAACTGAGTATTTTGAAAGCAAATAA
- the dtd gene encoding D-aminoacyl-tRNA deacylase, producing MKVVLQRVASASVAIEGEVISEIKQGFLLLVGVKNGDTQEEADYLVNKISKLRVFEDEDERMNLSLADVEGEILSVSQFTLLANTRKGTRPSFVDAAKPAEATALYDYFNTELRAKGFPVSEGKFGADMAVSLLNDGPVTIIFDTENK from the coding sequence ATGAAAGTAGTTTTGCAAAGAGTTGCCTCAGCTAGCGTGGCAATTGAAGGAGAAGTTATTTCAGAAATTAAACAAGGTTTTTTATTACTTGTGGGCGTTAAAAATGGCGATACTCAAGAGGAAGCGGATTATCTAGTTAATAAAATTAGTAAGTTACGTGTCTTTGAAGATGAAGATGAACGAATGAATCTTAGTTTAGCTGATGTCGAGGGTGAGATTTTATCAGTGTCACAATTTACTTTATTAGCTAACACTAGAAAAGGAACGCGTCCAAGCTTTGTTGACGCTGCTAAACCTGCTGAGGCAACCGCCTTATATGATTATTTTAATACAGAATTAAGAGCAAAAGGCTTTCCAGTATCAGAGGGTAAATTTGGTGCAGATATGGCGGTCAGTTTATTAAATGATGGTCCGGTAACAATTATTTTTGATACAGAAAACAAATAA
- a CDS encoding RelA/SpoT family protein yields the protein MPKEEVLSGAQVIEIVSSYMGPEHVAFVKKACEFAADAHAHQARQSGEPYIIHPIQVAGILAQLHMDPHTVATGFLHDVVEDTEVTLVQLAEEFGPDVAMLVDGVTKLGKIKYKSHEEQLAENHRKMLLAMAQDLRVIMVKLADRLHNMRTLKHLREDKQRRISKETLEIYAPLAHRLGMSRIKWELEDTALRYLNPNQYYRIVHLMNSKREERVEYIEETVENIRESIDELVIEGDVYGRPKHIYSIYQKMKTQKKEFEEIYDLLAIRVIVSTIKDCYAVLGAIHTKWKPMPGRFKDYIAMPKANMYQSLHTTVIGPKGNPVEVQIRTHEMHQIAEFGVAAHWAYKEGKTSKTPENQESRQLSWFHEIIELQNESNDAADFMEGVKGDIFSDKVYVFTPKGDVTELPKGSCPLDFAYNIHTEIGNKTTGAKVNGKMVPLDYKLKNGDIIEVLTSNNSFGPSRDWMKMVATSKARNKIKRFFKVQDREMNVVRGKEALEKQLLNLEFKPKEFLVKNKVSKALERFNFQGEDDLYAAIGFGELTAHAVAHCLTEKERIEREKERQKQEEEELLTQPVKKETDKIKVRHEDGIVIQGVENLLIRISRCCNPVPGDKIVGYITKGRGISIHRGDCPNIVNNETVEQRLIEVEWEDTAADSEKEYHADLEVYGYNRTGLLNDVLQVVNATTKNLISLEAKPGKNKMAVIQVTVMIKNLSHLEKIVDKIKSVPDVHSVRRTNG from the coding sequence ATGCCAAAAGAAGAAGTATTGAGTGGTGCTCAAGTAATCGAAATAGTCTCAAGTTATATGGGCCCGGAGCATGTTGCATTTGTTAAAAAGGCATGTGAATTTGCCGCAGATGCACATGCTCATCAAGCGAGACAATCAGGAGAGCCCTATATTATTCATCCGATTCAGGTTGCCGGAATACTAGCCCAATTACACATGGATCCTCATACGGTTGCGACAGGTTTTTTACATGATGTAGTAGAAGATACGGAAGTAACTCTTGTACAATTAGCAGAAGAATTTGGTCCAGATGTTGCGATGTTAGTTGACGGTGTAACAAAATTAGGGAAAATTAAATATAAATCACATGAAGAACAATTGGCGGAAAATCATCGGAAGATGCTCTTAGCGATGGCACAAGATTTACGCGTTATTATGGTCAAGTTAGCCGATCGTTTGCATAATATGCGGACGTTGAAGCACTTAAGGGAAGATAAGCAGCGTCGTATTTCTAAAGAAACGTTGGAAATTTACGCACCGCTTGCTCACCGCTTAGGGATGAGCAGAATCAAATGGGAATTAGAAGATACGGCTTTACGTTATTTGAATCCGAATCAATATTACCGTATTGTCCATTTAATGAACTCAAAGCGTGAAGAGCGTGTTGAATATATTGAAGAAACGGTGGAGAATATCCGTGAGTCAATTGATGAATTAGTAATCGAAGGAGACGTCTATGGTCGTCCGAAACATATTTATTCAATTTATCAAAAAATGAAAACCCAGAAAAAAGAATTTGAAGAGATTTATGATTTATTAGCGATTCGTGTCATTGTGTCAACAATTAAGGACTGTTATGCAGTACTTGGAGCCATTCACACGAAGTGGAAACCAATGCCTGGTCGCTTTAAGGATTATATCGCTATGCCAAAGGCCAACATGTATCAATCGCTTCATACGACTGTAATTGGACCGAAAGGCAACCCTGTTGAAGTCCAAATCAGAACCCATGAAATGCATCAGATTGCTGAGTTTGGGGTAGCTGCTCACTGGGCATATAAAGAAGGAAAAACGAGTAAGACTCCTGAAAATCAAGAGTCACGTCAGTTAAGTTGGTTCCATGAAATTATTGAATTGCAAAATGAAAGTAATGATGCGGCTGACTTTATGGAAGGGGTAAAGGGTGATATTTTTAGTGATAAAGTATACGTCTTTACGCCAAAAGGTGATGTAACAGAGTTGCCAAAAGGATCTTGTCCACTTGATTTTGCCTATAATATCCATACTGAAATCGGAAATAAAACAACAGGTGCAAAAGTTAATGGGAAAATGGTACCACTTGATTACAAATTGAAAAATGGTGACATAATTGAGGTATTAACTTCAAATAATTCATTTGGCCCAAGTCGCGATTGGATGAAGATGGTTGCAACGTCTAAGGCTCGCAATAAAATCAAACGTTTTTTCAAAGTTCAAGACCGCGAAATGAATGTGGTTCGTGGGAAAGAGGCGCTAGAAAAGCAATTGTTAAACTTAGAGTTTAAGCCAAAAGAGTTTCTAGTCAAAAACAAAGTGAGTAAGGCCCTTGAACGGTTTAATTTTCAAGGTGAAGATGATTTGTATGCCGCTATTGGTTTTGGTGAATTGACAGCACATGCTGTGGCACATTGTTTAACTGAAAAAGAGCGTATTGAACGTGAAAAAGAACGTCAAAAACAAGAAGAGGAAGAGTTATTAACACAACCAGTCAAAAAAGAAACTGATAAGATCAAAGTGCGTCATGAAGATGGAATAGTTATCCAAGGTGTGGAAAACTTATTAATTCGGATTAGTCGTTGTTGTAATCCGGTTCCTGGAGACAAAATTGTAGGCTACATTACAAAAGGGCGTGGTATTTCCATTCATCGAGGAGATTGTCCAAATATTGTTAATAATGAAACAGTTGAACAACGTCTGATTGAGGTGGAGTGGGAAGATACAGCCGCAGATAGTGAGAAAGAATATCATGCAGATTTAGAAGTGTATGGTTATAATCGGACAGGGCTATTAAATGATGTCTTACAAGTGGTAAATGCCACCACTAAAAATTTAATCAGTTTGGAAGCAAAGCCGGGTAAAAATAAAATGGCAGTCATTCAAGTGACTGTGATGATAAAAAATCTGTCTCACTTAGAAAAAATTGTGGATAAAATTAAAAGCGTACCGGATGTTCACAGTGTTCGTCGAACAAATGGTTAG
- a CDS encoding aldehyde dehydrogenase family protein produces MLQEIFNEQKTFYQTNQTLPVTYRLKQLRQLQLFLTECEDELLLALNEDLGKSSTESYLSELGVLKHSLTYTIKKLATWCKKKRVSTPIFLFPARSYSVASPYGNTLIISAYNYPVLLALDPLIGALAGGNVAMVGLSEQTRAVNRVLMTKGQSYFDRHLVYFYESNQRQNQLLLTQAFDKIFFTGSPRVGRLILEAASDKLIPVTLELGGKSPALVTESADVELAASRIVWGKFLNVGQTCVAPDYCLVDKKIAKKFQTLVKLKISEFYGEEPAESSDYGRLISAEKVNQLGELLCLDAPFVCAGGELVPEKRYIEPTVLMAPIEQELATMSQELFGPILPILVYSELKEAEAYIASRTAPLAFYPFSNDKTEIRHLLETLNFGGATVNDTVLHLANPNLPFGGFGQSGMGRYHGKYSFETFTHEKAVLERKNYLTLKIMHPPFSNWKERLVRLLLK; encoded by the coding sequence TTGTTACAAGAAATTTTTAATGAACAAAAAACATTTTATCAAACAAATCAGACGTTACCTGTCACTTATCGTTTAAAGCAATTACGACAGTTACAATTATTTTTAACAGAGTGCGAGGATGAATTACTCCTAGCATTAAATGAAGATTTAGGAAAATCTTCAACTGAAAGTTACTTAAGTGAATTAGGTGTTTTGAAGCATAGCCTAACATATACCATAAAAAAATTGGCAACTTGGTGTAAAAAAAAACGGGTCAGCACACCAATCTTTTTATTTCCAGCTAGAAGTTATAGTGTGGCTAGCCCATATGGTAATACTTTAATTATTAGTGCTTATAATTATCCAGTGTTACTGGCTTTAGATCCACTGATTGGTGCGTTAGCTGGCGGTAATGTTGCGATGGTTGGTTTATCTGAGCAGACAAGGGCAGTTAACCGCGTCTTGATGACAAAGGGACAGAGTTATTTTGATAGACATCTAGTTTACTTTTACGAGAGTAACCAAAGACAAAATCAATTATTATTAACACAAGCCTTTGACAAGATATTTTTTACCGGAAGTCCACGTGTCGGCCGACTTATCTTAGAAGCAGCCAGTGACAAGTTAATTCCTGTTACCTTAGAGTTAGGTGGTAAAAGTCCAGCTTTAGTAACGGAATCAGCTGATGTAGAATTGGCAGCTAGCCGCATCGTTTGGGGTAAATTTTTGAATGTAGGTCAGACGTGTGTGGCACCAGATTATTGTTTGGTGGATAAAAAAATAGCAAAAAAATTTCAAACCTTAGTTAAACTTAAAATTTCCGAATTTTATGGTGAGGAACCTGCCGAGTCATCAGACTATGGTCGCTTGATAAGTGCTGAAAAAGTCAACCAGCTAGGGGAGTTGCTCTGCTTGGATGCCCCCTTTGTTTGCGCTGGTGGGGAATTGGTTCCTGAGAAGCGTTATATAGAGCCTACCGTTTTAATGGCACCTATTGAGCAAGAATTGGCTACTATGTCTCAAGAACTATTTGGCCCAATTTTGCCTATACTAGTTTATAGTGAGTTAAAAGAAGCGGAAGCATACATCGCCTCTCGAACTGCTCCATTAGCATTTTATCCCTTTTCTAACGATAAAACAGAGATTAGGCATTTATTGGAGACTTTGAATTTTGGTGGTGCCACCGTTAATGATACTGTATTACACTTAGCAAATCCTAACTTACCTTTTGGTGGGTTTGGTCAATCAGGGATGGGACGTTATCATGGTAAGTATAGTTTTGAAACCTTTACCCATGAAAAAGCAGTGTTAGAGAGAAAAAATTATTTAACTTTAAAAATAATGCACCCGCCTTTTTCCAATTGGAAAGAGCGTTTAGTAAGACTGTTATTGAAATGA
- a CDS encoding 16S rRNA (uracil(1498)-N(3))-methyltransferase — MQRYFIKENYHTSDPESLKLIGDDFHHAAHVMRMKVGQECFLVFQDEVAVRAKVTELLEDYLLLEEVAKEEQEKELPLNVTIACGYTKGDKLDLVVQKGTEMGAYQFLGFPGQTSVVKWDHKKLKKKQERLAKIAKEAAEQSHRHLQPEVILYETEQYLRDTFQEYDVVLVAYEESAKQGEKGQLVKTLQQLPKGGRLLVLFGPEGGFSPQEIATFTEMGALTCGLGPRILRAETAPLYLLGAISYQLELL; from the coding sequence ATGCAACGTTATTTTATAAAAGAAAACTATCATACGAGTGATCCAGAATCTTTAAAACTTATAGGGGATGATTTTCATCATGCTGCGCATGTTATGCGAATGAAGGTCGGACAGGAATGTTTTTTAGTTTTTCAAGACGAGGTTGCAGTTCGTGCTAAAGTGACAGAGCTGTTAGAAGATTACTTATTATTAGAAGAAGTAGCCAAGGAAGAGCAAGAGAAAGAACTACCACTAAATGTGACAATCGCTTGTGGTTACACTAAAGGTGATAAGCTTGATTTGGTAGTTCAAAAAGGAACAGAAATGGGAGCCTATCAGTTCTTAGGCTTTCCAGGTCAGACCTCTGTTGTAAAATGGGATCACAAGAAACTTAAAAAAAAGCAAGAACGTTTAGCAAAAATAGCCAAAGAAGCGGCAGAGCAATCACATCGTCATCTTCAGCCAGAAGTCATTTTATATGAGACTGAGCAATATTTACGAGATACGTTTCAAGAATATGATGTTGTTTTAGTTGCTTATGAAGAATCAGCTAAACAAGGGGAAAAAGGCCAATTAGTAAAAACTCTTCAACAATTGCCTAAGGGTGGTCGTTTATTAGTTCTTTTTGGTCCAGAGGGCGGTTTTTCACCGCAAGAAATAGCAACGTTTACTGAGATGGGTGCCTTGACTTGCGGATTAGGACCAAGAATTTTACGTGCAGAAACAGCACCACTTTATTTACTAGGTGCTATTAGCTACCAATTAGAGTTACTTTAA
- the prmA gene encoding 50S ribosomal protein L11 methyltransferase has translation MKWTELKITTASEAVEAISNIMMEVGASGVAIEDALDLTNFVEGDFGEMIDRENFEHITEGAIVMAYFPETTFLPELLPTIKEQISKLPEYGLAIGENKMEMTEVADDDWATAWKKYYHPVTISRYLTIVPNWEDYQAKNEQEKIIKLDPGMAFGTGTHPTTMVSLHALEIVLRGGETVLDVGTGSGVLSIASKHLGAEEVYAYDLDDVAVAAAQENMDLNPVAKDVKVSANDLLKGIEIEADVIVANILADIILRLIPDAFKLVKAGGKFIVSGIIADKKEEVLAALLAQGFKLDETLKQGDWYGIILSKPMPEE, from the coding sequence ATGAAATGGACAGAATTAAAAATCACAACGGCTAGTGAGGCTGTTGAAGCAATTTCAAATATTATGATGGAAGTAGGCGCCAGCGGTGTGGCAATTGAAGACGCCTTAGATTTAACTAATTTTGTTGAAGGTGATTTTGGTGAAATGATTGACCGTGAAAACTTTGAACACATTACTGAAGGGGCAATTGTGATGGCTTACTTCCCAGAAACTACATTTTTGCCAGAGTTATTGCCAACGATTAAAGAACAAATTTCAAAATTACCAGAGTATGGTTTAGCTATTGGTGAAAATAAAATGGAAATGACAGAAGTCGCCGATGATGATTGGGCAACTGCTTGGAAGAAATATTATCATCCAGTGACAATTAGTCGTTATTTAACAATTGTACCAAACTGGGAAGATTATCAAGCAAAAAATGAACAAGAAAAAATCATTAAATTAGATCCAGGGATGGCATTTGGGACAGGGACACATCCAACTACGATGGTTAGTTTGCATGCATTAGAAATTGTCTTACGTGGTGGCGAAACAGTCCTTGATGTAGGAACGGGTTCAGGCGTCTTGAGTATAGCGAGTAAACATTTAGGTGCTGAGGAAGTGTATGCGTATGATTTAGATGATGTTGCCGTAGCAGCCGCTCAAGAAAATATGGATTTAAATCCTGTTGCAAAAGATGTGAAAGTGAGTGCCAATGATTTACTTAAAGGTATTGAGATTGAGGCAGATGTGATTGTTGCTAATATTTTAGCTGATATTATTTTGCGTTTGATCCCCGATGCATTCAAGTTGGTCAAAGCTGGTGGTAAATTTATCGTATCAGGCATTATTGCAGATAAAAAAGAAGAAGTTTTAGCAGCGCTATTAGCTCAAGGCTTTAAATTAGATGAGACGTTAAAACAAGGTGATTGGTACGGTATTATTTTAAGTAAACCAATGCCAGAGGAGTAG
- a CDS encoding DUF3013 family protein, which produces MKKENMLTYLEQQLEKKLGNYDFAIDWHTKSHTVEVIVVLYAQNQAEQAIEDTVGTQTEEEVIEFEDSLLLFDPSKSTPPTDDYLAILPFEGKKGLPKHTITAIATYLNDVLTEGESDLMDFLADDEAEIFELNWQAEAFEKILAATKESTDYVAYPKY; this is translated from the coding sequence ATGAAAAAAGAAAATATGTTAACTTATTTAGAACAACAATTAGAAAAAAAATTAGGTAATTATGATTTTGCCATTGATTGGCATACAAAATCTCATACAGTAGAGGTAATTGTTGTCTTATATGCTCAAAATCAAGCTGAACAAGCGATTGAAGATACTGTAGGGACACAAACAGAAGAAGAAGTAATTGAATTTGAAGATAGTTTATTATTGTTTGATCCAAGTAAAAGTACACCTCCTACAGACGATTACTTGGCAATTCTGCCTTTTGAAGGTAAAAAAGGCTTGCCAAAACATACAATCACTGCTATTGCGACTTACTTAAATGACGTATTAACAGAAGGTGAAAGTGACTTGATGGACTTCTTAGCAGATGACGAGGCTGAAATTTTTGAGCTGAATTGGCAAGCGGAAGCATTTGAAAAAATATTAGCAGCTACTAAAGAATCAACAGATTACGTAGCCTATCCTAAATATTAA
- a CDS encoding replication-associated recombination protein A, which produces MHQPLAFRMRPKTIDQIVGQKHLVGDGKIIQRMVQAKMLSSMILYGPPGTGKTSIASAIAGSTNYAFRMLNAATDTKKDLQIVAEEAKMSGTVILLLDEVHRLDKVKQDFLLPHLENGRIILIGATTENPYISINPAIRSRTQLFEVKPLTEHDIEEALQRALKDQEVGLGNEPVLLDDLALLHLTRATNGDLRSALNGLELAVCSTKKNADGQIHLTLAIIEECLQLKSLTHDKNGDAHYDVISALQKSIRGSDVNASLHYLARLVAAGDLMTICRRLLVIAYEDIGLGNPAAAARTVSAVTAAEKLGFPEARIPLSHAVVDLCLSPKSNSSYQALDAALADIREGKVGDIPDHLRDNHYHGADKLSRGVDYHYPHDSPHGWIKQQYLPDRLRQAKYYEPKLTGKYEQALAQRYHVINQENN; this is translated from the coding sequence ATGCATCAACCTTTAGCTTTTAGAATGCGGCCTAAAACGATAGATCAGATAGTAGGACAAAAACATTTAGTCGGTGACGGTAAAATCATTCAGCGAATGGTTCAAGCCAAAATGCTATCATCTATGATTCTTTATGGCCCACCAGGAACTGGTAAAACAAGTATTGCTAGTGCGATTGCTGGTTCAACTAATTATGCCTTTCGGATGTTAAATGCGGCAACTGATACGAAAAAAGACTTACAAATTGTCGCAGAAGAAGCCAAAATGAGTGGAACAGTTATTTTACTATTAGATGAAGTTCATCGTTTAGATAAAGTAAAACAGGACTTTTTATTACCGCATCTAGAAAATGGTCGTATTATTTTGATTGGGGCTACTACAGAAAATCCTTATATTAGTATTAATCCTGCAATTAGAAGTCGAACACAACTATTTGAAGTGAAGCCTTTGACTGAACATGATATTGAAGAAGCCCTACAGCGTGCCCTAAAAGATCAAGAAGTCGGGCTTGGAAATGAACCTGTTCTACTGGATGATTTAGCCCTACTCCATCTCACGAGAGCCACCAATGGCGATTTAAGAAGTGCGCTTAATGGTTTGGAATTAGCCGTGTGTTCTACTAAAAAAAATGCTGACGGCCAAATTCACCTCACCTTAGCGATTATAGAAGAATGCTTGCAATTAAAATCCTTAACCCATGATAAAAACGGTGATGCCCATTATGATGTTATCTCGGCCCTACAAAAATCAATTCGGGGGAGTGATGTCAATGCGTCACTCCACTACTTAGCCCGTTTGGTTGCAGCAGGTGATTTAATGACCATTTGTCGACGTCTATTGGTCATTGCTTATGAAGATATTGGCCTTGGTAACCCCGCTGCTGCTGCTCGGACAGTCAGTGCCGTAACCGCTGCTGAAAAACTAGGCTTTCCTGAGGCACGTATCCCCCTTTCTCACGCAGTCGTTGATTTATGTTTGTCACCTAAATCAAATTCTAGTTATCAAGCACTAGATGCGGCGTTAGCCGATATTCGCGAGGGAAAAGTCGGTGACATTCCTGATCACTTACGGGACAATCACTATCACGGAGCAGATAAACTAAGCCGTGGAGTTGATTATCACTATCCTCACGATTCACCACATGGATGGATCAAACAACAATATTTACCGGATCGTTTAAGACAAGCCAAATACTACGAGCCAAAGCTCACAGGTAAATACGAACAAGCCCTTGCGCAACGCTATCATGTAATCAATCAAGAAAATAATTAA
- a CDS encoding universal stress protein, which produces MFHNYQTILVAVDGSEESELAFKKAVNVAKRNQAKLILAHIIDTRAFQTISSYDDDLARQATDLANQTLADLVVAAQKEGLNTVEKIVEYGTPKTLLAKHLPDDYNVDLIMIGATGLNTMERILIGSVSEYVTRHAHCDVLVVRTDLNNQPYER; this is translated from the coding sequence ATGTTTCATAATTATCAAACTATCTTAGTAGCAGTAGATGGCTCAGAAGAGTCTGAGTTGGCCTTTAAAAAAGCAGTTAATGTCGCCAAACGTAACCAAGCTAAATTGATTTTGGCACATATCATCGATACACGTGCCTTTCAAACAATCTCTTCTTATGACGATGATTTAGCTCGACAAGCAACCGATTTAGCTAACCAAACATTAGCCGATTTAGTAGTAGCAGCACAAAAAGAAGGGCTAAATACTGTTGAAAAAATTGTTGAATACGGTACACCTAAAACATTATTAGCGAAACATTTGCCTGATGATTATAACGTTGATTTGATTATGATCGGGGCTACTGGTCTTAATACGATGGAACGCATCTTGATTGGTTCTGTATCAGAATATGTGACAAGACATGCTCATTGTGATGTCTTAGTCGTCAGAACTGATTTAAACAATCAACCTTATGAAAGATAG